CATCTATTACATTTGCATAAGGGTCGATGATCCTGAATACAGAATGAAGTGATGAAAGCATATTCAGAAAGAAAAAATCCTTAATAATTGAAGAATAGGAAATTGATGATTTTAGATTTCTGATTGAAGATTTATTCATTCAAAATCTAAACATCATTTATCATTTATTCTCAATAAACTATCTAAAATCTGCATTCAACAATCTTCAATCCAAAATCTTCAATCCAAAATCTACAATCAGCAATCATTAATTCAAATGCCACGTCTCGCCATTTTTGCATCAGGATCCGGAACCAATGCGGAAGCAATCATCCGGCATTTTAAAAATTCAACAACTCATTCCGTCACCAGGGTGTATTGCAACAAGCCGGATGCGGGAGTCATTTCCAGAGCCGATAAGCTTGGAGTCCCTTGTCTGGTTTTTGATAAAACGGAATTTCAAAATGGCGGTAAAATTCTGAATCAATTAAAAGAAGATAAAACAGATGCCATTGCTTTGGCCGGATTTCTTTGGCTCGTTCCGGATTATTTGATTCATGCTTTTCCGGGACACATTTTCAATATTCATCCTGCCTTATTGCCTGAATTTGGCGGTAAGGGGTTTTATGGATCAAAAGTTCACCAGGCTGTACTGGAATCCGGCAAGCCCATTTCCGGTATCACCATACATGAAGTGAACGAAAAATTTGACGAAGGGAAAATTCTGTTCCAGGCAGCTTGTTATTGTTCTCCGGATGACACTCCCGATTCCTTGGCAAATAAAATCCATCAGCTCGAACACAAATATTATCCGGTTGTTCTGGAGAAAATTCTGCAAGAAAAAGATTGAAAAGATGTGCACGCTTCAGCATTCACCCTTCACTTTTTAAAGAGCATTTCGCCCTTCTTTTCCAGCCACACCTCATTAAGACTATCAAGAAAAATTTTCGCACCTGATTTGTTCAGATGATCCGGGTCGCTAAAGAGTGAGTCCGGAAATTGAAAACGATTGCCGTTTTTGTAAATCAGGTTTTCCGAAACAGTAAAATCCCTGAGCGCCAGACGGGAGGATTCTATCGATGCGCTGTCCCTGTAATGCAGGTAACTCGCGGATTTTG
This DNA window, taken from Bacteroidota bacterium, encodes the following:
- a CDS encoding phosphoribosylglycinamide formyltransferase, which codes for MPRLAIFASGSGTNAEAIIRHFKNSTTHSVTRVYCNKPDAGVISRADKLGVPCLVFDKTEFQNGGKILNQLKEDKTDAIALAGFLWLVPDYLIHAFPGHIFNIHPALLPEFGGKGFYGSKVHQAVLESGKPISGITIHEVNEKFDEGKILFQAACYCSPDDTPDSLANKIHQLEHKYYPVVLEKILQEKD